From a region of the Saccharomycodes ludwigii strain NBRC 1722 chromosome VII, whole genome shotgun sequence genome:
- a CDS encoding uncharacterized protein (similar to Saccharomyces cerevisiae YNL320W | putative protein of unknown function), with amino-acid sequence MLFKTAIKMLLGGGLATFSIAVSILYFNQNKLIYPSWANNSRKFVDLPSSFDLPFEEDIKLITEDGIQLQAFDIRNPKSKSTLLILTPNAGNIGHFLPLVKYLYDNFNLSIFIYSYRGYGLSQGTPNEAGLKLDADRIMKYLTQESDFHKNRKLVLYGRSIGGAVSIYIASKYPQYIDGIILENTFLSIRKVIPYIFPFLKYFTFLCHEVWNSEYEITKINDKVPILFLNGIKDEIVPPSHSIKLFELCPSEKKYLKRFPLGHHNDTIVQDGYWDHVYDFLVKFNLI; translated from the coding sequence ATGCTTTTTAAAACAGCTattaaaatgttattaGGTGGAGGCTTAGCCACTTTTTCTATTGCAGTTTCAATACTGTATTTTAACCAGAATAAATTGATATATCCATCATGGGCAAACAATTCCAGAAAATTTGTTGATTTACCAAGCAGTTTTGATTTACCTTTTGAAGAAGATATCAAACTAATTACTGAAGATGGTATTCAATTACAAGCTTTTGATATTAGAAACCCCAAGAGCAAAAGCACATTGCTGATTTTAACTCCAAATGCTGGTAATATAGGCCACTTTTTACCATTAGTGAAATATCTTTACGACAATTTCAATCTATCAATATTCATTTATTCTTACAGAGGTTATGGTCTGTCTCAAGGCACACCTAATGAAGCAGGTCTAAAGCTGGATGCCGATAGAATCATGAAATATTTGACCCAAGAATCTGATTtccataaaaatagaaaattgGTTTTGTACGGTAGGTCCATAGGAGGAGCTGTATCAATTTATATCGCATCTAAATACCCACAATATATTGATGGTATTATCTTAGAAAATACCTTTTTATCCATAAGAAAAGTAATACCATAtattttcccctttttaaaatatttcacCTTCTTGTGCCATGAGGTTTGGAATTCCGAATATGAAATCACCaaaataaatgataaagTGCCcatattgtttttgaatgGAATTAAAGATGAAATAGTACCACCTAGCCACTCCATTAAATTATTCGAACTATGTCccagtgaaaaaaaatatttaaaaaggtTCCCACTAGGTCACCATAATGATACTATTGTGCAAGATGGATATTGGGATCATGTATATGATTTCTTagttaaatttaatttaatataa
- the EMW1 gene encoding tetratricopeptide repeat-containing protein EMW1 (similar to Saccharomyces cerevisiae YNL313C | EMW1 | Essential for Maintenance of the cell Wall), whose translation MDNLLFHCHVLNSSNPQILSQARAQENKDNLETFSLFHDILSGEPYKVIEKNISILNLNDLEIETTDKIQLVKHLQKTFKDNFVSKDLNSSLLLAIAFLQTFIQLNFTGPSFQEKLQDIPVLNNDNKHKHFLDRMSIELLSISGQPAYELCDYPFFLLCSLILLEILTESDNQSLLINASLDVNSEADSYLVDINHESLSSLKSLALWWRGRALLTQLSLLSEPTGLQPIVASHIFSNINLVKSITKDLVNVDETFVKSIYVLYYLENVKCSLAINTEHLCLPALKKAKKLTNFQFVLTGARAKKTKYQNSSHTSLLILAKSDENWIRINDAATPAEFKPASLNLDHEVLLEKPEFENIGIAQINDQIVEDSTLSEENGYDDNKLLPIALRQECIPADLKGIDPNNQPELSPLDSIQLLLRLYAIRQSTPAKDLLVEEELNALVSRVVYQGSSNSKKEWTIFSRSLWERSLIETTKAKTVQRGLLQMQSLVEELELKIKTTLIPQKNDKDENYFSRLQYIHQLPFIPRWSLDSALAERYMSMGLLRSAVEIYERLGMACEAALCYATVGDESKAEQILLDRVAKVTNDCRAYSILGDIKQDPKLWEKSWELGKYVNAKNSLGRYYYRMHDLPKALKHLNDSLSQYPLSFDTWYFYGCVALESGKMEVAAEAFSRCTALDDTHAASWSNLSAAYIKLGKLKEAHNCLSKALKTDSGKNWRIWENFLFVSTKLNEWEDVLNCCKQLVLLQKNEKGEGSIDIPVVEKLVELLVSSDYDPENKRLTYFQTTCIDFVCNLLPSVITTNARCWRLVARVELWRKRPWASLECHEKAYRAILHNPNLDTDENIWNETVDACEDLVAAYESLGDRKGKYGEPVCKDWKYKARSTIKSLISRGKTSWNGSDGWERLMGLRTTL comes from the coding sequence ATGGATAACCTGCTATTCCATTGCCATGTATTGAATTCGTCAAATCCTCAAATTTTATCTCAGGCCAGAGCCCAGGAGAATAAGGATAATTTAGAaactttttctctcttCCATGACATATTATCTGGGGAACCTTATAAAgttatagaaaaaaatatttctataTTAAACCTGAACGATTTGGAAATTGAGACCACTGACAAAATACAACTAGTTAAACATTTgcaaaaaacttttaaagatAACTTTGTTTCCAAAGATTTGAATAGTTCTTTGTTATTAGCCATTGCATTTTTACAAACATTCAttcaattaaattttaCTGGTCCATCTTTTCAAGAAAAATTGCAAGATATCCCTGTTCTTAATAATGACAACAAACATAAGCATTTTTTGGATAGAATGTCTATTGAATTACTCAGTATCTCAGGCCAGCCTGCTTATGAATTATGTGActatccattttttttgttatgcTCTTTGATTCttttagaaatattaaCTGAATCAGATAACCAATCATTATTGATCAATGCCTCTTTGGATGTTAATTCAGAAGCAGATTCTTATTTAGTTGATATTAACCATGAATCATTATCCTCTTTGAAAAGCCTGGCTTTGTGGTGGCGAGGCCGAGCTTTATTAACCCAACTAAGTTTATTATCTGAGCCAACTGGGCTTCAGCCAATTGTAGCTTCtcatattttttccaatattaATTTAGTAAAATCCATTACCAAAGATTTAGTAAATGTTGACGAAACTTTTGTTAAATCTATATAtgttttgtattatttagaaaatgTCAAGTGTTCATTAGCTATTAACACAGAACATTTATGTTTACCAGCATTGAAAAAGGCCAAgaaattaacaaattttcaatttgtcTTAACAGGGGCTCGTGCgaaaaaaaccaaatacCAAAATTCTAGCCATACAAGCTTGTTAATTTTGGCCAAATCAGACGAAAACTGGATTAGAATAAACGATGCAGCCACTCCCGCCGAATTTAAACCGGCTAGTTTGAACTTGGATCATGaagttttattagaaaaacctgaatttgaaaatattggaaTTGCTCAAATTAATGACCAAATTGTTGAAGATTCTACGCTGTCCGAAGAAAATGGGTATGATgacaataaattattacctATTGCTTTACGTCAAGAATGCATTCCAGCTGATTTAAAGGGTATAGACCCAAATAATCAACCTGAATTATCCCCATTGGATTCTATTCAATTGCTTTTAAGATTATACGCTATTAGACAAAGTACCCCAGCAAAAGATTTATTGGTGGAAGAGGAATTAAATGCTTTAGTATCTCGTGTAGTATACCAAGGCAGCAGCAACAGTAAAAAGGAGTGGACCATATTTAGTCGTAGTCTATGGGAAAGATCTCTTATTGAAACAACAAAGGCTAAAACTGTTCAACGAGGATTATTACAAATGCAAAGCTTAGTGGAAGAGTTGGAATTGAAAATCAAAACAACTTTAATTccacaaaaaaatgataaagatgaaaaCTATTTTTCCAGGTTACAATATATTCACCAATTACCGTTTATTCCGCGTTGGTCTTTGGATTCTGCATTGGCGGAAAGATACATGTCAATGGGCCTATTGAGATCTGCAGTCGAGATTTACGAAAGATTAGGCATGGCCTGCGAGGCTGCTTTGTGCTATGCAACTGTTGGTGATGAAAGCAAGGCGGAGCAAATCTTGTTGGACAGAGTTGCCAAAGTTACGAACGATTGTCGGGCGTACTCAATATTGGGAGATATAAAACAAGATCCAAAGTTGTGGGAAAAAAGTTGGGAACTTGGGAAATATGTCAATGCCAAAAACTCTTTGGGGAGGTACTATTATCGTATGCATGATTTGCCAAAGGCTTTGAAACATTTGAACGATTCATTAAGTCAATATCCATTAAGCTTTGACACCTGGTATTTCTATGGCTGTGTTGCATTAGAAAGCGGTAAGATGGAAGTTGCCGCTGAGGCATTTTCCAGATGCACTGCATTAGATGATACACACGCTGCCTCATGGTCTAATTTGAGTGCTGCATATATCAAGTTGGGAAAATTGAAGGAAGCGCACAACTGCTTGTCAAAAGCTTTGAAAACTGATTCTGGGAAAAATTGGAGGATATGggaaaactttttatttgtttccACAAAACTAAACGAATGGGAAGATGTTTTGAATTGTTGCAAACAATTGGTTTTGCTAcaaaaaaacgaaaaggGTGAAGGTAGTATCGATATCCCAGTTGTCGAAAAATTGGTGGAATTATTGGTATCTTCTGACTATGATCctgaaaacaaaagattAACTTATTTTCAAACCACCTGCATAGATTTTGTTTGTAACTTATTACCAAGTGTTATTACTACAAATGCCAGGTGCTGGAGGTTAGTGGCACGTGTTGAACTATGGAGAAAGAGACCTTGGGCTTCATTAGAATGCCACGAAAAGGCTTATAGAGCAATTTTACACAACCCAAATTTGGACActgatgaaaatatttggaatGAAACAGTCGATGCGTGTGAAGATTTGGTTGCAGCCTATGAATCCTTAGGGGACAGAAAAGGTAAGTATGGTGAACCAGTTTGTAAAGATTGGAAATACAAAGCTCGCTCTACAATCAAATCTTTGATTAGTAGAGGTAAAACGTCCTGGAATGGAAGTGATGGCTGGGAAAGATTAATGGGATTACGTACTACTTTGTAG
- the MED7 gene encoding mediator complex subunit MED7 (similar to Saccharomyces cerevisiae YOL135C | MED7 | MEDiator complex) yields MTDSSNDISSLYPPPPSFYKYFTKQNLEKLQHLAATESNNKDEKENILNNDPELQYLIPPPLPEDGRYRSFGNIWQLKDELPDLKQVGIPQLYKNNDTQDYTDKIKQLKILVKSLLLNFLELTGLLSLDPSQYEKKLEHIRIILINIHHLLNEYRPHQTRESLIMLLEDQLAFKRKEINNIKLVCKQVEEKLKEISELPINDNDANLTTSSS; encoded by the coding sequence ATGACTGACTCATCAAATGACATTTCCTCATTATATCCACCACCTCCCTccttttataaatatttcacGAAACagaatttggaaaaattacaaCATCTTGCTGCTACAGAAAGTAACAAcaaagatgaaaaagaaaatatctTAAATAATGATCCAGAGTTACAATATTTAATACCACCGCCTTTGCCTGAAGATGGTAGATATAGGTCGTTTGGTAACATATGGCAATTGAAGGATGAATTACCAGACTTAAAACAAGTTGGCATACCTCAactatataaaaataatgacacTCAAGATTACACagacaaaataaaacaattaaaaatactagttaaatcattattattgaatttCCTAGAACTAACTGGTTTATTAAGCCTGGATCCCTCtcaatatgaaaaaaagttggAGCATATTAGAATAATATTGATTAATATACACCATCTGTTAAATGAGTATAGACCCCATCAAACAAGAGAATCtttaataatgttattagAAGATCAGTTGGcctttaaaagaaaagaaataaataatatcaaattaGTATGTAAACAGGTGGAAGAGAAGCTAAAAGAAATATCCGAATTGCCTATTAATGACAATGATGCTAACTTGACCACGTCATCATCTTAA
- the PHA2 gene encoding prephenate dehydratase PHA2 (similar to Saccharomyces cerevisiae YNL316C | PHA2 | PHenylAlanine requiring), which yields MTKIVFLGPLGTYSHQAVIQQFGDSDNTTTSQKQKYELIPASTIPNCFDILYNDKSIDYAVVPFENSTNGQVAFTYDLLRDWISKKENNFVLGSNEILPPLFAIAEQYVNVEHCLISPIPLDSIPSHFQNLYSHPQVWGQINEYMNSKLNGKFDKRIDTTSTADGIKQCIKDYNNTDGDKILSLAIGSRIGAMINNAYIIESGINDLKGNTTRFLILQRNQEKNVCNSLAYDADHKEMVSLMLFTIKKNVPGCLVEVLNILKDYGINMTSISSRPSGKLEQNWEYVFYIEYIYDPSKPWKTEIYPKFNEKCISWCVWGIFNRNPDYYK from the coding sequence atgACCAAAATCGTGTTTTTAGGTCCTTTGGGCACATATTCTCATCAAGCAGTAATCCAACAATTTGGTGATTCTGACAATACCACCACCTcgcaaaaacaaaaatatgaattGATACCTGCTTCTACTATTCCTAATTGCTTTGATATACTATATAACGACAAGAGTATAGACTATGCCGTAGTTCCATTTGAAAATTCAACCAATGGCCAAGTTGCTTTCACTTATGACTTATTAAGAGACTGGATAagcaaaaaggaaaataattttgttttgggCTCAAATGAAATCTTACCTCCGTTATTTGCCATTGCTGAGCAATATGTTAATGTAGAGCATTGCTTAATCTCACCGATCCCTTTGGACTCTATTCCATCTCATTTCCAAAACTTATACTCACATCCACAAGTTTGGGGTCAAATTAATGAGTACATgaattcaaaattaaatggaAAATTTGATAAGAGAATAGATACCACTTCAACGGCAGATGGTATTAAACAATGTATAAaagattataataataccgACGGGGATAAGATACTAAGTTTGGCTATAGGGAGTAGAATTGGTGCCATGATAAACAATGCGTATATTATTGAGAGTGGCATTAATGACTTGAAGGGCAATACTACTagatttttaatattgcaACGAAATcaggaaaaaaatgtttgtAATTCCCTTGCGTACGATGCTGATCATAAAGAAATGGTTTCCTTGATGCTGTTTACtattaagaaaaatgtTCCAGGTTGTTTGGTTGAGGttttaaacattttaaaagattatgGCATCAACATGACTTCTATATCCAGTAGACCCTCTGGAAAATTAGAACAGAACTGGgaatatgttttttatatagAGTATATATATGACCCTTCGAAGCCTTGGAAAACAGAAATATATCCTaaatttaatgaaaaatgtaTAAGTTGGTGTGTTTGGGGTATTTTTAACAGAAATCCTGACTATTATAAGTaa
- the HRT1 gene encoding SCF ubiquitin ligase complex subunit HRT1 (similar to Saccharomyces cerevisiae YOL133W | HRT1 | High level expression Reduces Ty3 transposition) gives MDNKELDKTDNDHLVEDQSAVLTTTNADGMDIDQPEEKQDEEHEQEQKPKKFQVKKWTAVAFWSWDIDVENCAICRNHIMEPCIQCQPTAMSDTNKECVAAWGTCNHVFHLHCINKWLQTRNACPLDNQPWKFAKYGR, from the coding sequence ATGGATAATAAAGAACTAGATAAAACTGATAATGATCATTTAGTAGAGGACCAATCTGCTGTGCTCACAACTACTAATGCTGATGGCATGGACATAGACCAGCCAGAAGAAAAACAAGATGAAGAACACgaacaagaacaaaaaccaaagaaatttcaagttaaaaaatggaCTGCAGTGGCTTTTTGGTCATGGGACATAGATGTGGAAAACTGTGCTATTTGCAGAAATCATATTATGGAACCATGCATCCAATGCCAACCTACTGCTATGTCTGATACAAACAAAGAATGTGTTGCTGCATGGGGTACATGTAATCATGTTTTCCACTTGCACTGTATTAATAAATGGTTACAAACAAGAAATGCTTGTCCATTGGATAATCAACCATGGAAGTTTGCCAAGTACGGTAGGTAA
- the DAL82 gene encoding Dal82p (similar to Saccharomyces cerevisiae YNL314W | DAL82 | Degradation of Allantoin), whose amino-acid sequence MVEHHDALLIEIMDTYKPHLKIYSLRLKTWQTVLDIYNQRANTNYKQTRTLKNRFLKLKAKLDYQDPHLSSLLNGEENVVLLEKLVAEHVAFQDKRMPGYYTKAEKDELRNGTNKHYHSNNINNILNNDDNNNNNNNVTDNGERKRKLNNTDNNTGHDNFNNNHDNISEFPLSKQQQRQHKNTEQKHSHIECSDTDEFGTPMELHLREKFDNEEKSEEDENEEEEKKESSRKIENEKNNPTSNSDNNYIMERDSVEAPPLDGITILPHTEYQKQHQNDSLSSTGSAAARQDSMTNTNVSFSPTYETQSNSYNNNNNNTNNTNNNTYNNTNNNSVQSNDDDCDNINSPISIIQNRLLHKVNQANQNLFTTTADNILQEVLNLINNKNNEDSGKIDIDTVRSLIRSEIKSELEPITDAQNTFKNTVLSEIENIKKLLILLTNNSLRSYSHTTDNSTSSFSEKYTKEST is encoded by the coding sequence atggTCGAACATCATGATGCTTTGCTAATAGAAATTATGGATACATATAAAccacatttaaaaatatattctttgAGGTTAAAAACTTGGCAAACTGTATTGGACATCTATAACCAAAGAGCAAACACAAATTACAAACAAACAAgaactttaaaaaataggTTTCTTAAATTGAAAGCTAAACTAGATTATCAAGATCCAcatctttcttctttactGAATGGTGAGGAAaatgttgttttattagaaaaattagTTGCTGAGCATGTTGCTTTTCAAGATAAGCGAATGCCTGGATATTATACAAAGGCTGAAAAGGATGAATTAAGAAATGGCACTAATAAACATTATCatagtaacaatattaataatattctcaataatgatgataataataataataataataatgtaaCTGATAATGGAGAACGAAAAAGGAAACTTAATAATACCGACAATAATACAGGACATGATAATTTCAACAATAACCACGATAATATTTCCGAATTTCCTCTatcaaaacaacaacaaagacaacataaaaatacagAGCAAAAACATAGTCATATAGAATGCTCTGATACAGATGAGTTTGGAACTCCCATGGAATTGCACTTAAGAGAAAAATTTGACAACGAAGAAAAATCAGAAGAAGACGAGaatgaagaggaagaaaaaaaagaatcatcaaggaaaatagaaaatgaaaagaacAATCCAACTTCTAACAGTGACAATAATTACATTATGGAACGAGATTCAGTCGAAGCTCCACCCTTAGATGGTATAACCATTTTACCTCACACGGAATATCAAAAGCAACATCAAAATGACAGTCTTAGTAGTACAGGTAGTGCTGCTGCTAGGCAAGATAGTATGACAAATACCAATGTGTCTTTTTCTCCAACTTATGAGACTCAAAGTAATTcctataataataataataataatactaataatactaataataatacttataataatactaataataatagcgtTCAAAGTAATGATGACGACtgtgataatattaattcaCCCATTTCAATCATACAAAATCGTCTTTTGCATAAGGTAAATCAAGCAAACCAAAATCTCTTCACAACCACTGCAGACAATATTTTACAAGAAGTCTTAAATCTgatcaacaataaaaacaatgaaGATAGTGGCAAAATTGATATTGATACAGTAAGAAGTCTGATACGATctgaaataaaaagtgaATTGGAACCTATAACGGATGCTCAAaacacttttaaaaatactgTTTTATctgaaattgaaaatattaaaaagctATTAATATTGCTCACCAATAATTCTTTAAGATCTTATTCTCACACAACGGATAATTCTACCTCTTCCTTTTCggaaaaatatacaaaagaAAGTACATGA
- the ATP11 gene encoding Atp11p (similar to Saccharomyces cerevisiae YNL315C | ATP11 | ATP synthase), with the protein MSSLITKKFFATIAHPSHFPYSYLKDSQLKAILNKPHKSITANYSSKAIESRYQDKLLQIAKEKGFDSIQELKEHLKEELEEKKKELNKIDPLKELEEYQTKMIEQNPKHFANKNRGPIDASKPQQPFKTLDSFLNVAKIKELSQQEIEYLWRARWSNKENVLSAVVPVDTYNRLIKNAKENPSFVLPLPRTLPLEDNKSENGKVDNEKKADTPFELHYVQWAFPGPNTTHCMLTSLAEYKLHKEFSRPHTTLAFHSELAQDKNIVLMNGQVEKDSNISLQDAQLLLLNIQRFYGAMGESTPISKKRVQLLRDFTKGSPDFNVELLISLSQSMEN; encoded by the coding sequence atgtcAAGTTTAATTACTAAGAAATTCTTTGCTACAATTGCTCATCCATCTCATTTCCCATATTCATATCTTAAAGACTCCCAACTCAAAGCTATATTAAACAAACCCCATAAATCCATTACGGCCAATTACTCCTCAAAAGCTATTGAATCTAGATACCAGGATAAGTTATTACAAAtagcaaaagaaaaaggctTTGATTCAATTCAAGAATTAAAGGAACACTTGAAAGAAGaattagaagaaaaaaaaaaagaattaaacaaaattgacccattaaaagaattagaGGAATATCAAACCAAAATGATCGAACAAAACCCAAAACATTttgcaaataaaaatagaggTCCTATTGATGCCAGCAAGCCTCAACAGCCATTTAAAACTTTggattcttttttaaacgTTGCCAAAATCAAAGAATTAAGCCAGCAAGAAATTGAGTACTTATGGAGAGCAAGATGGAGTAACAAGGAGAATGTTTTAAGTGCTGTAGTCCCTGTGGATACATACAATAggttaattaaaaatgctAAAGAAAATCCATCTTTTGTTTTACCATTACCAAGAACATTGCCATTGGAAGACAACAAAAGCGAAAATGGTAAAgttgataatgaaaaaaaagcagaCACTCCATTTGAATTGCATTATGTTCAATGGGCATTCCCTGGGCCAAACACCACACATTGCATGCTTACCTCCTTAGCTGAATATAAATTACACAAGGAATTTTCCAGGCCTCATACCACTTTGGCATTCCATTCTGAGTTAGCACAGGATAAGAATATTGTTTTGATGAACGGTCAAGTAGAAAAAGATTCCAATATTTCTCTGCAAGATGCTCaacttttgttgttaaacATTCAAAGATTTTATGGTGCCATGGGTGAATCCACACCTATATCTAAAAAGAGAGTTCAGTTGTTAAGGGACTTTACTAAGGGGTCGCCTGATTTCAATGTTGAgttattaatttcattatcTCAAAGTATGGAAAACTGA
- a CDS encoding uncharacterized protein (similar to Saccharomyces cerevisiae YGR026W | putative protein of unknown function), protein MNQIENVRKTIHDWDDEEEEQDDASENQDCSSNDCQDDEGQDPAYNTVSSPPLYVANKIIEKENIKKMNTQYSHDKNHMKDKALKQYNKASNSALQAILPLGEVMKTENFHLLINSLLFSSNVNNCRSISKIQPFAIYSFLNITNFICYELFPDSPISEAFKPILTLLRGPLMKLNSFIDILNFGVILYQDTQYKTGYYIFIIYCFVWILRLEYNENSRVALNKLVSFIDLFIGEQLYQFLCLVANPTTERMYNCNYNGEKKKGNTAKNEGGNKLGLPFIFKIFDIVIKLWFKYIRHGINIILPLNSVSPTIKDPESPLLLKYINDASAYKKIKYTNEDSSKSDKKLTY, encoded by the coding sequence ATGAACCAAATCGAAAATGtaagaaaaacaattcaTGACTGGGATgacgaagaagaagaacaagaCGATGCAAGCGAAAACCAGGACTGTTCCTCTAATGATTGTCAAGACGATGAAGGTCAAGATCCTGCATATAATACAGTGAGTTCACCTCCTTTGTATGTtgctaataaaataatagaaaaagaaaatataaaaaaaatgaatactCAATATTCCCATGATAAAAACCACATGAAAGATAAAGCACTGAAACAATATAACAAAGCCAGTAACTCCGCATTACAAGCTATTTTGCCATTGGGAGAAGTTATGAAAACTGAAAACTTTCATTTGCTAATCAACTCCTTATTATTCTCCAGTAATGTGAATAATTGTCGATCCATATCTAAAATTCAACCCTTTGCCatatattcatttttaaatattaccaattttatttgctACGAGTTATTTCCCGACTCACCTATATCTGAAGCTTTCAAACCAATACTCACTCTTCTTCGCGGCCCattaatgaaattaaacTCTTTTATCGATATCTTAAATTTTGGGGTTATTTTATACCAAGATACTCAATACAAGACAGGTtattacatttttattatatattgttttgtttGGATTTTAAGACTGGAATATAATGAAAACAGTAGAGTCGCATTAAACAAATTGGTTTCATTTATTGACTTATTTATTGGCGAACAACTCTATCAGTTTCTATGTTTGGTTGCTAACCCAACCACTGAGCGTATGTATAATTGTAACTACAATggtgagaaaaaaaagggtaaTACAGCAAAAAATGAGGGGGGGAATAAATTGGGGCtaccttttatttttaagatctttgatattgttataaaattatggtttaaatatattagacatggtattaatattatattaccATTGAATTCAGTTTCTCCCACAATTAAGGACCCTGAGAGTCccttattattaaaatacatTAATGACGCTAGtgcatataaaaaaataaaatatacaaatgAAGACAGTTCTAAAAgtgataaaaaattgacatattaa
- the MRX7 gene encoding Mrx7p (similar to Saccharomyces cerevisiae YNL211C | MRX7 | Mitochondrial oRganization of gene eXpression (MIOREX)) has protein sequence MRPPPRSIEEWLYLKLLNSRSFNKFVFWVNCKVNKKQYHEPISSTTSYRPTELQKFKAYRILFWDEMRGTFGLKRLTNKGK, from the coding sequence ATGCGTCCTCCACCAAGAAGCATAGAGGAATGGctttatttaaagttattaaaTAGTCGATCCTTTAATAAGTTTGTCTTTTGGGTAAATTGTAAAGTTAATAAGAAACAATATCATGAACCAATATCTTCAACAACTAGCTACAGACCAACagaattacaaaaatttaaagcaTACAGGATACTTTTTTGGGATGAAATGAGAGGAACATTTGGATTAAAAAGATTAACTAATAAGGGTAAGtga